Proteins encoded by one window of Phytohabitans houttuyneae:
- a CDS encoding acetylxylan esterase has translation MSDGPLPEPPAPPPEPADFDAFWRATREELTTPPLCWRVHRRYDDARLGRRVEELTFDSSTGERAFAWLTYPRTTDVTHGMVVSHGYQGRPDGPDEYAPAPSAAKIFPCAPGLPRSLSPTIPPVTAEHVLHGIGSRQTYVHRFCAADVWRSASVLLERFPGIERLDYNGGSFGGGIGALALPWDDRFRRAHFYLPSFGHHPLRLAVPCTGSGEAVRRLVAREPQVRDVLGYFDAATAATRIRIPTFVSVARRDPAVPPIGQFAVYHALAGPKRLYVLSAGHMPYPTESTERAARDRELAAFFA, from the coding sequence ATGAGCGACGGGCCCCTCCCCGAGCCTCCCGCACCACCGCCAGAGCCTGCCGACTTCGACGCGTTCTGGCGCGCCACGCGCGAGGAACTGACCACACCGCCACTGTGCTGGCGGGTCCACCGGCGGTACGACGACGCCCGCCTCGGCCGGCGGGTCGAAGAGCTGACGTTCGACTCGTCCACAGGCGAGCGGGCGTTCGCCTGGCTCACGTACCCGCGGACCACCGACGTGACCCACGGCATGGTGGTGAGCCACGGCTACCAGGGCCGCCCGGACGGCCCCGACGAGTACGCGCCGGCGCCCTCGGCCGCGAAGATCTTCCCGTGTGCGCCGGGACTGCCGCGCAGCCTGTCACCCACGATCCCGCCGGTGACCGCCGAGCACGTGCTGCACGGCATCGGCTCGCGCCAGACGTACGTGCACCGCTTCTGCGCCGCCGACGTGTGGCGCTCGGCCTCGGTGCTGCTGGAGCGGTTTCCGGGCATCGAGCGGCTGGACTACAACGGCGGCAGCTTCGGTGGCGGCATCGGCGCGCTGGCCCTGCCGTGGGACGACCGCTTCCGCCGCGCCCACTTCTACCTGCCCAGCTTCGGCCACCACCCGCTGCGGCTGGCCGTGCCCTGCACCGGGAGCGGAGAGGCGGTGCGGCGGCTGGTGGCGCGCGAGCCGCAGGTACGCGACGTGCTCGGCTACTTCGACGCCGCGACCGCCGCGACCCGCATCCGCATCCCGACGTTCGTCTCGGTGGCCCGCCGCGACCCGGCCGTACCGCCGATCGGGCAGTTCGCCGTCTACCACGCCCTCGCCGGCCCGAAGCGGCTCTACGTGCTCAGCGCCGGACACATGCCGTACCCGACCGAGTCCACCGAGCGCGCGGCACGCGACCGTGAGCTGGCGGCCTTCTTCGCGTGA
- a CDS encoding M16 family metallopeptidase, protein MTLDNRDGGSTVRRTVLPSGLRVLTEAIPSMRSVSFGVWVGIGSRDEAPEQAGVSHFLEHLLFKGTERRSALDISAQIEAVGGETNAFTTKEYTCYYARVLDEDLPLAIDVMCDLVSHSVLDAADVETERGVILEEIAMHDDEPGDEVHDVFAEAVYGAHPLGRLISGTAETIAPMTRAQIEGFYHDRYLAPSIVVAAAGNLDHDVVVELVRSNLDLAGGGTPSPLRPVAAVPTQAPDTVVRGKDTEQAHLVLGCPGIGRLDERRFALGVLNNVLGGGMSSRLFQEIREKRGLAYSVYSYSSQYADTGLFAVYAGCAPGKVDEVLELTRAELAEVAAKGFTEAELARGKGMSKGSYVLGLEDTGSRMSRLAKGELLYGGVLSVDELLARVDAVTLDQVNSLATDLLTRPTSLAVIGPV, encoded by the coding sequence ATGACGCTGGACAACAGGGACGGGGGCAGTACGGTACGACGTACCGTGCTGCCCTCGGGCCTTAGGGTGCTGACCGAGGCGATCCCGTCGATGCGGAGCGTCTCGTTCGGCGTGTGGGTCGGCATCGGCTCCCGCGACGAGGCACCCGAGCAGGCCGGCGTGTCGCACTTCCTGGAGCACCTGCTCTTCAAGGGCACCGAGCGGCGCAGCGCGCTGGACATCTCGGCCCAGATCGAGGCGGTGGGCGGCGAGACCAACGCGTTCACCACCAAGGAGTACACCTGCTACTACGCGCGGGTCCTCGACGAGGACCTGCCGCTCGCCATCGACGTGATGTGCGACCTGGTCTCCCACTCGGTGCTGGATGCGGCCGACGTGGAGACCGAGCGCGGCGTGATCCTCGAAGAGATCGCCATGCACGACGACGAGCCCGGCGACGAGGTGCACGACGTCTTCGCCGAGGCCGTCTACGGCGCGCACCCGCTGGGCCGGCTGATCTCCGGCACCGCCGAGACGATCGCGCCGATGACCCGCGCGCAGATCGAGGGCTTCTACCACGACCGGTACCTGGCACCGTCCATTGTGGTCGCCGCCGCCGGCAACCTCGACCACGACGTCGTGGTCGAGCTGGTGCGGAGCAACCTCGACCTGGCCGGTGGGGGCACGCCGTCGCCGCTGCGGCCGGTGGCCGCCGTCCCGACACAGGCGCCGGACACCGTGGTACGCGGTAAGGACACCGAGCAGGCGCACCTCGTGCTCGGCTGCCCCGGCATCGGGCGGCTCGACGAGCGGCGGTTCGCGCTCGGCGTGCTCAACAACGTGCTCGGCGGCGGCATGTCCAGCCGCCTGTTCCAGGAGATCCGGGAAAAGCGTGGCCTGGCGTACTCGGTCTACTCGTACTCCAGCCAGTACGCGGACACCGGCCTCTTCGCGGTCTACGCCGGCTGCGCGCCGGGCAAGGTCGACGAGGTGCTGGAGCTGACCCGGGCCGAGCTGGCGGAGGTGGCGGCGAAGGGCTTCACCGAGGCGGAGCTGGCCCGCGGCAAGGGCATGTCCAAGGGGTCGTACGTGCTGGGCCTTGAGGACACCGGCTCGCGGATGAGCCGGCTGGCCAAGGGCGAGCTGCTGTACGGCGGGGTGCTTTCCGTCGACGAGCTGCTCGCCCGCGTCGACGCCGTGACCCTCGACCAGGTGAACTCACTTGCCACCGATCTGCTGACCCGACCCACCTCGCTGGCGGTTATTGGGCCGGTATAG
- a CDS encoding polyribonucleotide nucleotidyltransferase, translating to MTEHNSLGNQKSTAVIDNGSFGTREITFSTGRLAKQAAGSVIAQLGDTVVLSATTASKQPKEQYDFFPLTVDVEERMYAAGRIPGSFFRREGRPSEDAILTCRLIDRPLRPSFVKGLRNEVQVVETVLALDPAHPYDVVAINAASLSTKLSGLPFSGPIGATRMAHVDGQWVAFPTHEELARATFDMVVAGRVLPDGDVAIMMVEAEATEHTVGLVAAGGTAPTEEVVAGGLEASKPAIRELCRAQSEIAESAAKPVAEFPVFLDYQDDVFETVSSAVRGEVTEALKIAGKAEREEALDRIKDKAFEVVAPQYEGREKEISPAFRSLVKSEVRTRVLRDQVRIDGRGPRDIRPLTAETEVLPRVHGSALFERGETQILGVTTLNMLRMEQQLDTLSPEKHKRYMHNYNFPPYSTGETGRVGAPKRREIGHGALAERALIPVLPSREEFPYAIRQVSEALGSNGSTSMGSVCASTMSLLSAGVPLKAPVAGIAMGLISDEVEGKTQYVSLTDILGAEDAYGDMDFKVAGTREFVTALQLDTKLDGIPSDVLAAALQQAHDARQTILDVMQEAIEAPATMSEYAPRVTTVKIPVDKIGMVIGPKGQTINAIQDETGAEISIEDDGTIYVGATNGPSAEAAVERINAIANPTLPKVGDKFLGTVVKTAAFGAFISLLPGRDGLLHISKVGNGKRVEKVEDYLNVGDKVEVQIADIDQRGKIYLDKVRAEGEEAPAEADGGDRPPARGGDRGPRDRGDRDGGDRGPSRGEREGEGDSEGGPRRRRHRR from the coding sequence ATGACCGAGCACAACAGCCTCGGCAACCAGAAAAGCACCGCAGTGATCGACAACGGGTCGTTCGGCACCCGTGAGATCACCTTCTCCACCGGCCGGCTGGCCAAGCAGGCCGCCGGCTCGGTGATCGCCCAGCTCGGCGACACCGTCGTCCTCTCCGCGACGACCGCGAGCAAGCAGCCGAAGGAGCAGTACGACTTCTTCCCGCTGACGGTCGACGTCGAAGAGCGCATGTACGCGGCGGGTCGGATCCCCGGCTCGTTCTTCCGGCGCGAGGGCCGGCCCAGCGAGGACGCGATCCTCACGTGCCGCCTGATCGACCGGCCGCTGCGCCCGAGCTTCGTCAAGGGCCTGCGCAACGAGGTCCAGGTCGTCGAGACGGTCCTGGCGCTCGACCCGGCCCACCCGTACGACGTGGTGGCGATCAACGCCGCCTCGCTGTCCACCAAGCTCTCCGGCCTGCCGTTCTCCGGCCCGATCGGTGCTACGCGGATGGCGCACGTCGACGGCCAGTGGGTGGCGTTCCCGACCCACGAGGAGCTGGCGCGGGCCACGTTCGACATGGTCGTCGCCGGCCGGGTCCTGCCCGACGGCGACGTCGCGATCATGATGGTCGAGGCGGAGGCCACCGAGCACACGGTCGGCCTTGTCGCGGCTGGCGGCACCGCCCCGACCGAAGAGGTCGTCGCGGGTGGCCTCGAGGCGTCCAAGCCGGCGATCCGCGAGCTGTGCCGCGCGCAGAGCGAGATCGCCGAGTCGGCCGCCAAGCCGGTCGCCGAGTTCCCGGTCTTCCTCGACTACCAGGACGACGTCTTCGAGACGGTCTCCAGCGCGGTCCGCGGTGAGGTCACCGAAGCGCTGAAGATCGCCGGCAAGGCGGAGCGCGAGGAGGCCCTCGACCGCATCAAGGACAAGGCGTTCGAGGTCGTCGCCCCGCAGTACGAAGGCCGGGAGAAGGAGATCTCCCCGGCGTTCCGCTCGCTGGTCAAGTCGGAGGTGCGCACCCGCGTGCTCCGCGACCAGGTGCGCATCGACGGCCGCGGCCCGCGCGACATCCGGCCGCTGACCGCCGAGACCGAGGTGCTGCCTCGGGTGCACGGCTCGGCGCTGTTCGAGCGGGGCGAGACGCAGATCCTCGGCGTCACCACGCTCAACATGCTCCGCATGGAGCAGCAGCTCGACACGCTGTCGCCGGAAAAGCACAAGCGCTACATGCACAACTACAACTTCCCGCCGTACTCGACGGGTGAGACCGGCCGCGTCGGCGCCCCCAAGCGCCGCGAGATCGGCCACGGCGCGCTGGCCGAGCGGGCGCTGATCCCGGTGCTGCCCAGCCGCGAGGAGTTCCCGTACGCGATCCGCCAGGTCTCCGAGGCCCTCGGGTCCAACGGTTCGACCTCGATGGGTTCGGTCTGCGCCTCGACCATGTCGCTGCTGTCCGCCGGCGTGCCGCTCAAGGCGCCGGTCGCGGGCATCGCGATGGGTCTGATCTCGGACGAGGTCGAGGGCAAGACGCAGTACGTGAGCCTCACCGACATCCTCGGCGCCGAGGACGCGTACGGCGACATGGACTTCAAGGTCGCCGGCACGCGGGAGTTCGTGACCGCGCTCCAGCTCGACACCAAGCTCGACGGCATCCCGTCCGACGTGCTTGCCGCCGCGCTGCAGCAGGCCCACGACGCGCGGCAGACGATCCTCGACGTGATGCAGGAGGCCATCGAGGCGCCGGCCACGATGTCCGAGTACGCGCCGCGGGTCACCACCGTCAAGATCCCGGTTGACAAGATCGGCATGGTGATCGGGCCGAAGGGCCAGACGATCAACGCGATCCAGGACGAGACCGGCGCCGAGATCTCCATCGAGGACGACGGCACGATCTACGTCGGCGCGACCAACGGCCCCTCGGCCGAGGCCGCCGTCGAGCGGATCAACGCGATCGCCAACCCGACGCTGCCCAAGGTGGGCGACAAGTTCCTCGGCACGGTGGTGAAGACGGCCGCGTTCGGCGCGTTCATCTCGCTGCTGCCCGGCCGCGACGGCCTGCTGCACATCTCCAAGGTGGGCAACGGCAAGCGGGTCGAAAAGGTCGAGGACTACCTCAACGTCGGTGACAAGGTCGAGGTGCAGATCGCCGACATCGACCAGCGCGGCAAGATCTACCTGGACAAGGTGCGCGCCGAGGGCGAAGAGGCCCCGGCCGAGGCCGACGGTGGCGACCGGCCGCCGGCTCGCGGTGGCGACCGGGGTCCGCGCGACCGCGGTGACCGCGACGGCGGCGACCGTGGCCCGAGCCGCGGCGAGCGCGAGGGTGAGGGCGACAGCGAAGGCGGCCCACGCCGGCGCCGGCACCGCCGCTGA
- the rpsO gene encoding 30S ribosomal protein S15, with protein MALDQQAKAKIREEYATVEGDTGSPEVQVAVLTKRIAELTEHLKVHKHDHHSRRGLLLLVGRRRRLLNYMAKKDINRYRSIIERLGLRR; from the coding sequence ATGGCGCTCGACCAGCAAGCAAAGGCCAAGATCAGGGAAGAGTACGCGACTGTCGAGGGGGACACCGGTTCCCCGGAAGTGCAGGTCGCGGTGCTCACCAAGCGGATCGCCGAGCTCACCGAGCACCTCAAGGTGCACAAGCACGACCACCACAGCCGTCGTGGTCTGCTGCTTCTGGTGGGTCGTCGCCGCCGCCTCCTGAACTACATGGCGAAGAAGGACATCAACCGCTACCGGTCGATCATCGAACGGCTCGGTTTGCGGCGGTGA
- a CDS encoding bifunctional riboflavin kinase/FAD synthetase → MERWRGYNAVPSGFGRSVVTIGVFDGVHRGHQATIGHAVKRAREAGLQAVVLTFDPHPSEVVRPGTHPAVLTEPRRKAELIAELDVDVLCVVPFTLEFSRLSPEAFVHDVLVEHLHAAAVVVGDNFRFGHKAAGDGALLRELGRRWGFAVEDSPLVASGHTVFSSTYIRACVAAGDVAAAAEALGRPHRVEGVIVRGDQRGRQLGFPTANFLTGTHTAVPADGVYAGWVIRGSERLPAAASVGTNPTFSGEDRRVEAHILDFDGDLYGERLGLDLVANLRGQVKYDGVEPLIAQIKEDVAQTRTLLRK, encoded by the coding sequence ATGGAGAGGTGGCGGGGGTACAACGCGGTGCCCAGCGGGTTCGGGCGTTCGGTGGTCACGATCGGCGTGTTCGACGGTGTCCACAGGGGACACCAGGCGACCATCGGGCACGCGGTGAAGCGGGCCCGTGAGGCCGGCCTCCAGGCGGTGGTGTTGACCTTCGACCCGCACCCGTCCGAGGTGGTCCGGCCGGGCACCCACCCCGCGGTGCTCACCGAGCCGCGGCGCAAGGCGGAGCTGATCGCCGAGCTGGACGTCGACGTGCTGTGCGTGGTGCCGTTCACGCTGGAGTTCTCCCGGCTCTCGCCCGAGGCGTTCGTCCACGACGTGCTTGTGGAGCACCTGCACGCGGCCGCGGTCGTCGTGGGTGACAACTTCCGCTTCGGCCACAAGGCGGCCGGCGACGGGGCGCTGCTGCGCGAGCTGGGCCGCCGGTGGGGCTTCGCGGTGGAGGACTCGCCGCTCGTGGCCAGCGGTCACACGGTCTTCTCCTCGACCTACATCCGGGCCTGCGTGGCCGCCGGCGACGTGGCCGCGGCCGCCGAGGCGCTCGGCCGCCCGCACCGGGTGGAGGGTGTGATCGTCCGGGGCGACCAGCGTGGCCGCCAGCTCGGCTTCCCCACCGCCAACTTCCTCACCGGCACTCACACGGCGGTGCCGGCCGACGGCGTGTACGCCGGATGGGTGATCCGCGGCAGTGAGCGCCTGCCGGCCGCGGCCTCGGTCGGCACCAACCCCACCTTTTCGGGTGAGGACCGGCGGGTGGAGGCGCACATCCTGGACTTCGACGGCGACCTCTACGGCGAGCGCCTCGGCCTTGATCTTGTCGCCAACCTGCGCGGCCAGGTGAAGTACGACGGGGTCGAGCCCTTGATTGCCCAGATCAAGGAGGATGTGGCCCAGACCCGGACACTGCTCCGCAAGTAG
- a CDS encoding NACHT domain-containing protein: protein MPGLELAAISLGAAVARAACGVWLGDHRMAAEGGASVIDQAAERLTSARERRRFHRIWEEAAELVAERLLALRELRDLPPNEQEAAILAVRETFEKAALTEEDLFKQDLDAGYLDRYLRAQDPGRPVRAGLAEGAVRLYDLVLRECAAYAIEAAHALPGAGLAGMAELLRRDRQILDEIGAVLERLPERRGPHDFERDYCQLVANRLDQVEFFGVTLSESSRRYPLSVAYLSLTARAARAPDDLLAADQVERVLARSDRLFIRGQAGTGKTTLLHWIAVHSARDSFPDRLAAWNGTVPFFLPLRRYVSSELPGPEAFLQEVGRHIALEMAPGWVHRQLRTGRAIVLLDGVDELAETRRDEVKRWLTDLIAAFPRARYVVTSRPAATPEDWLAAAGFLAAELEPMTPTQVRAFTHRWHEAIRSGCTTEPERAEVVEQEEGLLNALDHHRHLRQLAGYPLLCALLCALHRDRRGQLPGNRMELYEIALHMLLERRDRERRVETQPVVGRTEQMLLLSDLAYWLIRNGWSDAARADAIDRLAAKLRAMPQVKAEPAQVYRVLLERTGLLREQVEGRVDFVHRSFEEYLAAKQAVDEGDFGVLQAHAHESQWHEVVVMAAGHASAAGREALLGGLLARGRDRQTPRAHRDLLSLVALACLETSPERSPELEQNIRDATAKLVPPQGEAAARALGRAGPFAIDLLMASVPNNEYAEVLTIEAVRESGDPAALPLLARFGPDTRHSVVDALVRAWPHFDPQEYAARVLADSPLHAGELTVNDARLLPALRWLRRLTHLTVATASPDGVAFVRDLPALRALEVAAAPGPLDLAPLAGLADLTTLVVAGDVTNVRVLTELPLRELAIGAPGFYRLGGAELAALQMLTLYHVASVQPLGAAVLPALTRLDLHLADGWSEEALPVPARLDRLALHFATPPNLRALRAVTGPVLALHHHGRGPLDLSELAGRENVRVHLYRRSAEVLGEATLGAGSLVRSAWEDGVTSR, encoded by the coding sequence GTGCCCGGTCTTGAGCTTGCCGCGATTTCCCTCGGCGCGGCGGTGGCGCGAGCCGCCTGCGGCGTCTGGCTCGGCGACCACCGGATGGCGGCCGAAGGCGGCGCCAGCGTGATCGACCAGGCGGCCGAGCGGCTGACCAGCGCCCGCGAGCGGCGCCGCTTCCACCGCATCTGGGAGGAGGCCGCCGAGCTGGTCGCCGAGCGCCTGCTCGCCCTCCGGGAGCTGCGCGACCTGCCGCCCAACGAGCAGGAGGCGGCGATCCTGGCCGTGCGCGAGACGTTCGAGAAGGCCGCGCTCACCGAGGAGGACCTGTTCAAGCAGGACCTCGACGCCGGCTACCTGGACCGCTACCTGCGCGCCCAGGATCCCGGGCGACCGGTCCGCGCGGGGCTCGCGGAGGGCGCGGTACGGCTGTACGACCTGGTGCTGCGCGAGTGCGCGGCGTACGCGATCGAGGCCGCGCACGCCTTGCCCGGCGCCGGGCTCGCCGGGATGGCCGAGCTGCTGCGCCGCGACCGTCAGATCCTCGACGAGATCGGCGCCGTGCTGGAGCGCCTGCCCGAGCGGCGCGGACCGCACGACTTCGAGCGCGACTACTGCCAGCTCGTGGCCAACCGGCTCGACCAGGTGGAGTTCTTCGGCGTGACGCTCTCCGAGTCCAGCCGGCGCTACCCGCTCTCGGTCGCGTACCTCAGCCTGACCGCGCGGGCCGCGCGGGCGCCGGACGACCTGCTCGCCGCCGACCAGGTCGAGCGGGTACTGGCCCGGTCCGACCGGCTCTTCATCCGCGGCCAGGCCGGCACCGGCAAGACCACGCTGCTGCACTGGATCGCCGTGCACAGCGCCCGTGACTCCTTTCCGGACCGGCTCGCCGCCTGGAACGGCACCGTGCCGTTCTTCCTGCCCCTGCGCCGGTACGTCTCCTCCGAGCTGCCCGGGCCCGAGGCGTTCCTGCAGGAGGTCGGCCGGCACATCGCGCTGGAAATGGCGCCGGGCTGGGTGCATCGGCAGCTGCGCACCGGCCGCGCGATCGTGCTGCTCGACGGCGTGGACGAGCTGGCCGAGACCCGCCGAGACGAGGTCAAGCGCTGGCTGACCGACCTCATCGCCGCGTTTCCGCGGGCCCGCTACGTGGTCACCTCCAGGCCGGCGGCGACGCCCGAGGACTGGCTGGCCGCGGCCGGCTTCCTGGCCGCGGAGCTCGAGCCGATGACCCCCACGCAGGTACGGGCGTTCACGCACCGCTGGCACGAGGCGATCCGCAGCGGATGCACCACCGAGCCGGAGCGCGCCGAGGTCGTCGAGCAGGAGGAAGGGCTGCTCAACGCCCTCGACCACCACCGGCACCTGCGCCAGCTCGCCGGGTACCCGCTGCTGTGCGCGCTCCTCTGCGCCCTGCACCGGGACCGGCGCGGTCAGCTGCCCGGCAACCGCATGGAGCTGTACGAGATCGCGCTGCACATGCTCCTGGAGCGGCGCGACCGGGAACGCCGGGTCGAGACCCAGCCGGTGGTCGGGCGCACCGAGCAGATGCTGCTGCTCAGCGACCTCGCGTACTGGCTGATCCGCAACGGCTGGTCGGACGCCGCGCGGGCCGACGCGATCGACCGGCTGGCCGCGAAGCTGCGGGCGATGCCCCAGGTCAAGGCCGAGCCGGCGCAGGTCTACCGGGTCCTGCTGGAGCGCACCGGCCTGCTGCGCGAGCAGGTCGAGGGCCGGGTGGACTTCGTGCACCGCTCGTTCGAGGAGTACCTCGCCGCCAAGCAGGCGGTCGACGAGGGCGACTTCGGCGTGCTGCAGGCGCACGCGCACGAGTCGCAGTGGCACGAGGTCGTGGTCATGGCCGCCGGTCACGCGAGCGCCGCGGGCCGGGAGGCGCTGCTCGGCGGCCTGCTGGCACGCGGTCGCGACCGCCAGACCCCGCGCGCCCACCGCGACCTGCTGAGCCTTGTCGCGCTCGCCTGCCTGGAGACCTCGCCGGAGCGCTCCCCCGAGCTGGAACAGAACATCCGCGACGCCACCGCCAAGCTTGTGCCGCCGCAGGGCGAGGCGGCGGCGCGGGCGCTCGGTCGCGCCGGACCGTTCGCGATCGACCTGCTGATGGCGTCCGTGCCCAACAACGAGTACGCCGAGGTGCTCACGATCGAGGCGGTACGCGAGTCCGGCGACCCGGCCGCGCTCCCGCTCCTGGCCCGCTTCGGCCCCGACACGCGGCACAGCGTCGTGGACGCGCTCGTGCGGGCCTGGCCGCACTTCGACCCGCAGGAGTACGCCGCACGCGTCCTGGCCGACTCACCGCTGCACGCCGGGGAGCTGACCGTCAACGACGCGCGCCTGCTGCCCGCACTGCGCTGGCTGCGCCGGCTGACCCACCTGACGGTGGCCACGGCATCGCCGGACGGGGTGGCCTTCGTCCGCGACCTGCCGGCCCTGCGGGCGCTGGAGGTCGCCGCGGCACCGGGACCGCTGGACCTTGCGCCCCTCGCCGGCCTGGCCGACCTCACGACGCTGGTCGTGGCCGGCGACGTGACGAACGTGCGCGTGCTGACCGAGCTGCCGCTGCGTGAGCTGGCGATCGGCGCGCCCGGCTTCTACCGCCTCGGCGGTGCCGAGCTGGCCGCGCTGCAGATGCTCACGCTCTACCACGTCGCCTCCGTCCAGCCGCTCGGCGCCGCGGTGCTGCCCGCGTTGACCCGGCTCGACCTCCACCTCGCGGACGGCTGGTCCGAGGAGGCGCTTCCGGTACCGGCGCGCCTGGACCGGCTCGCCCTGCACTTCGCGACCCCGCCGAACCTGCGCGCCCTTCGTGCGGTAACCGGCCCGGTGCTGGCCCTGCACCACCACGGCCGCGGACCGCTCGACCTCAGTGAGCTGGCCGGACGGGAAAACGTACGGGTGCACCTCTACCGCCGCAGCGCCGAGGTGCTCGGTGAGGCGACGCTCGGCGCGGGCAGCCTGGTGCGCAGCGCCTGGGAAGACGGCGTTACGAGCCGGTGA
- the truB gene encoding tRNA pseudouridine(55) synthase TruB has translation MSVDGLVIVDKAGGMTSHDVVARVRRLARTRRVGHGGTLDPMATGVLVIGVGKATRLLTFVIGSTKGYTGTIRLGQTTVTDDAEGEVVATTPAGDVTDDAIRGGLAALTGEIEQVPSAVSAIKIDGKRAYKRVREGEQVTLAARPVTISRLDLLAIRRPAPDLVDVDVEVACSSGTYVRAIARDLGAGLGVGGHLTALRRTAVGGFTLAESSTLEELEKVAPEVVNLPLADAARRFFTAREATVDEAKTLSHGGPLDRAGIEGPYAVFAPDGALLAIVREREGRARPEVVFTGS, from the coding sequence GTGAGTGTGGACGGTCTGGTGATCGTGGACAAGGCCGGCGGCATGACGTCGCACGACGTGGTCGCCCGCGTGCGGCGGCTGGCCCGCACCCGGCGGGTCGGGCACGGCGGCACGCTCGACCCGATGGCGACCGGCGTGCTGGTCATCGGCGTGGGCAAGGCGACGCGCCTGCTGACGTTCGTGATCGGCTCGACAAAGGGCTACACCGGCACGATCCGGCTCGGGCAGACCACGGTCACCGACGACGCCGAAGGCGAGGTCGTGGCCACCACTCCCGCCGGCGACGTCACCGACGACGCGATCCGCGGCGGGCTGGCCGCGCTCACCGGCGAGATCGAGCAGGTGCCGAGCGCGGTCAGTGCGATCAAGATCGACGGCAAGCGGGCGTACAAGCGGGTGCGCGAAGGCGAGCAGGTCACGCTCGCCGCCCGACCGGTGACCATCTCGCGCCTCGACCTCCTGGCGATCCGGCGGCCGGCTCCCGACCTGGTCGACGTCGACGTGGAGGTGGCGTGCTCCTCCGGCACGTACGTGCGGGCGATCGCCCGCGACCTCGGCGCCGGCCTGGGGGTGGGCGGGCACCTGACCGCGCTGCGGCGCACCGCGGTGGGCGGCTTCACGCTCGCCGAGTCCTCCACATTGGAGGAGCTGGAGAAGGTCGCACCCGAGGTGGTCAACCTGCCCCTCGCGGACGCCGCCCGCCGGTTCTTCACGGCGCGGGAGGCCACTGTGGACGAGGCGAAGACGCTGTCGCACGGCGGGCCGCTGGACCGGGCCGGGATCGAGGGCCCTTACGCCGTCTTCGCCCCGGACGGCGCGCTGCTCGCGATCGTGCGGGAACGCGAGGGCCGCGCCCGCCCCGAGGTGGTCTTCACCGGCTCGTAA
- a CDS encoding MATE family efflux transporter, with amino-acid sequence MAPYSLRRIAALAWPALIVLAAEPLYVLVDTAVVGHLGSVPLAAVAIGGTVMSVAAWLGTVMAYGTTGRSARRFGAGDRAAAVAEGVQASWLAFGVGLALAVVAQVSAGPLARALGGGDSEVAGAAADWLRIAALGAPGLLLAAAGNGWMRGVQDTRRPLFYVLGANVLSAVLCPILVYPAGLGLTGSAVANVVAQTLAGVLFARALVAERVPLRPRPAVIGQQLVLGRDLLIRGSAFQACFLSATAVAARFGTAVVAAHQITVQLWFFCALALDAVAIAAQSLVGAALGAGHDREARDLGKRIALIGGVCGAGFAVVIGAGAGVVPGWFSNDPAVHDQAMVAWPWFVALLPLAGVVYALDGVLIGAGDARYLRNVTILAALGGFLPVVWLAYALDAGLGGIWAGLSLFIVLRLVTLLARMRSGAWAVVGAVR; translated from the coding sequence ATGGCTCCGTACTCCCTGCGCCGCATCGCCGCCCTCGCCTGGCCCGCGCTGATCGTGCTTGCCGCCGAGCCGCTCTACGTGCTCGTCGACACCGCGGTCGTGGGCCACCTGGGCAGCGTCCCGCTGGCCGCGGTCGCGATCGGCGGCACCGTGATGTCGGTGGCCGCGTGGCTCGGCACGGTGATGGCCTACGGCACGACCGGCCGCTCCGCCCGCCGCTTCGGTGCCGGCGACCGTGCCGCGGCGGTGGCCGAGGGGGTACAGGCGTCGTGGCTCGCGTTCGGCGTCGGGCTCGCCCTGGCGGTTGTCGCGCAGGTGTCGGCCGGCCCGCTGGCCCGAGCCCTCGGCGGCGGTGACTCGGAGGTGGCCGGTGCCGCCGCGGACTGGCTGCGGATCGCGGCGCTGGGCGCGCCGGGCCTGCTCCTCGCCGCCGCCGGCAACGGCTGGATGCGCGGCGTGCAGGACACCCGGCGTCCGCTGTTCTACGTGCTCGGCGCCAACGTGCTCTCCGCCGTGCTCTGCCCGATCCTCGTGTACCCGGCGGGCCTCGGCCTGACCGGGTCAGCCGTTGCGAACGTGGTGGCGCAGACCCTCGCCGGCGTGCTGTTCGCGCGGGCTCTCGTCGCCGAGCGGGTGCCGCTGCGCCCGCGCCCCGCGGTGATCGGCCAGCAGCTCGTGCTCGGCCGCGACCTGCTGATCCGCGGCTCGGCGTTCCAGGCGTGTTTCCTGTCCGCGACCGCGGTGGCCGCCCGCTTCGGCACCGCGGTGGTCGCGGCGCACCAGATCACCGTGCAGCTGTGGTTCTTCTGCGCGCTCGCGCTCGATGCGGTGGCGATCGCCGCGCAGTCGCTGGTCGGCGCCGCGCTGGGTGCCGGGCACGACCGCGAGGCGCGCGACCTGGGGAAGCGGATCGCGCTGATCGGCGGCGTGTGCGGCGCCGGCTTCGCGGTGGTGATCGGGGCCGGCGCGGGTGTGGTGCCGGGCTGGTTCAGCAACGACCCGGCGGTACACGACCAGGCGATGGTGGCGTGGCCGTGGTTCGTCGCGCTGCTGCCGCTGGCCGGCGTCGTGTACGCCCTCGACGGCGTGCTCATCGGCGCCGGCGACGCCCGCTACCTGCGCAACGTCACGATCCTGGCCGCGCTGGGCGGCTTCCTGCCGGTGGTGTGGCTCGCCTACGCGCTGGACGCCGGGCTGGGCGGCATCTGGGCCGGGCTGTCCCTCTTCATCGTGTTGCGCCTGGTCACCTTGCTGGCGCGGATGCGTTCCGGCGCGTGGGCGGTGGTCGGCGCGGTGCGCTGA